One Fervidobacterium thailandense DNA window includes the following coding sequences:
- a CDS encoding SIS domain-containing protein, whose protein sequence is MSESFATIREIRRLPELLVELRAYEKLGFSKGKSYAIVGCGSSYHLGLIVSEVGKNLGYRIEAYTSGAALSRKRVYDKLKSVDTVLLVSRTGQTSETVRLAEMLKGVVRTVGISCASKSPLSEAVDHAFNFGFMAEESVVMTSSFSALLAFLLRGLEELEGQVDHILESPEKIARTLWQFEENVGKLDLQCKNHFVFLGYDHNFFVSKESALKVQELSLLTTEYNEPLEFRHGPVATLNSNTHVVIFGAESKLEDDLAKELREKGASVEVLTPSDEGIVHDLLTYPSYAQFLGYYLAVHRGLNPDKPKGLVKSVQLDI, encoded by the coding sequence ATGTCTGAAAGTTTTGCGACCATTCGAGAAATCCGAAGGCTTCCGGAGTTACTCGTTGAGCTGAGAGCCTATGAAAAATTAGGGTTCTCCAAGGGCAAATCATACGCGATCGTTGGTTGCGGGAGTTCGTATCATCTTGGTTTAATCGTATCAGAGGTCGGGAAAAATTTGGGTTACCGCATAGAAGCTTATACTTCCGGAGCGGCTTTGAGTCGCAAGAGAGTGTACGATAAATTGAAATCCGTAGACACGGTTCTCCTTGTTTCCAGAACTGGTCAAACATCCGAAACGGTACGTTTAGCGGAAATGCTAAAAGGTGTCGTTCGGACGGTAGGAATTTCATGTGCAAGCAAGAGCCCGCTTAGCGAGGCGGTTGACCACGCGTTTAATTTTGGGTTCATGGCCGAAGAATCGGTCGTTATGACTTCAAGCTTCTCTGCTCTACTTGCGTTTTTACTGAGAGGACTTGAAGAGCTTGAAGGACAGGTGGATCACATCCTCGAATCTCCGGAGAAAATTGCAAGGACTCTGTGGCAGTTTGAAGAAAACGTGGGAAAGCTTGACTTACAGTGCAAGAATCATTTTGTGTTCCTTGGCTATGATCACAACTTTTTTGTTTCAAAAGAATCAGCCCTGAAAGTTCAGGAACTCTCACTGTTGACAACGGAATACAACGAACCTCTTGAGTTTCGTCATGGGCCGGTTGCCACTTTGAATTCTAACACTCACGTAGTTATTTTCGGGGCGGAAAGTAAACTCGAAGACGACTTGGCAAAAGAATTACGCGAAAAAGGGGCAAGTGTTGAAGTTCTGACGCCCAGTGATGAGGGAATAGTGCATGATCTCTTAACGTATCCTTCCTACGCTCAATTTCTTGGGTACTACTTAGCCGTCCATCGTGGTTTGAATCCGGACAAACCGAAAGGACTCGTAAAGTCTGTTCAGCTTGATATTTGA